The genome window GTCCAACTTGTGAAACGTTTGACGCAACGTGTCGCTGGCCAGTCGCGCCTCCCATTGCCTGCGCTGTTCCAGTACCGAGTCGTCGGCAGGCAGGGAGTCGAGAACGGACAATGCATAATCGCGGAGCAGTTCACTCCGGCACTCGATGACAAGATCGGACGACGCCGCAGTACCGGACCCGGAGTAAGCAAAGCAGCGCTGGACATTGCGCCTGGCGCTTTCCCGTTCAACCGGTGAGATCGCAACCTCCCGCGCGTCAGTGTCGGGAACCAGTAAAACGTTCACGCCCCGCCCGGTAATGGCCTCGCCATCCTGGGTGATTTTGAAATCGGTGCCTCGGAGGCTGCTGCTGTGCATGGTTATGTCGAACGCTTTCAGAAAATAGGCCTGTCCCGATTTTGAGCGGTCACGACCTGCCAGTCAAAACCATAACAACAAGCCAGAGTTGAGCCATCAAAGAAGCGGCGAGATAAATCTGTCCCGGGTTTCCGTTACAGCTTACCAGGGGTGATCGCTTACCAGCAGTCTGCCCCGACGCGAGCCTCGTAGTAACATGTAGGTGCGTGAAAGTCTCGCACGAACAGCACTTACATTAATGTTTGATAGCTCAGTCGGAAGGAATGCAAAAGAAGGGTCGTCTTATGAAATACGAACACGCAATTGTAAAATTTGAAGGAGACGTTGGCATCCTACTCTGCAACGGCTGCGGCATCTTTATCGCAGAGGGCCACAAACACGAGGACCGTGAGCACTACTGTACGATGTGCATGAGTGGCAATTGCAAAGCAAAATTCAAAAAAGGGAACTAAATCAAGCATCATTAAAACCGCCAGTTACCCTGGACGCCAATAATGTTCACATTGGCCTTGAACTGACCCGCAAGCTGATTGCCCTGTTGAACGGAGTCAATCCGGGTATCGTCGATGAAAAGGTGCGCGTACCCGACATCCACCGAGGCGTCCGGCGAGAAAGCGAAGTTAAAGCCCGTGCTCACCCAGACGCGATCTGCATCCGGTATCCGGGGTGACACATACTGCTTGTCCGTTTGAGGTGCCTCATCAACCGCAACGCCGAAACGCCATGTCCAGGCATTATCCGGAGTGAAGCTCGCTCCGACGGCGTAGCGCATGGTGTCGTCGTAGTTGAGGTCCAGCGTTGTCACGGACACGCCGTTGCTGATGTTGACGATATTGACTTCTTGTATGGTGCTCCATTCGGTCCAAGCCACATCGCCATGGAGCTGCCAATGCTCGTTGAGCTGGTGTGATGCGCTCAGTGTAATGGTGTCCGGTAGCTCGACATCGGCTTCGACACTGCCACCCAATACCTGAAGTGTGCCGCTACAGAACGGGTCTGCGGCGCAGCTTGAAGACGGGGTGAAACTGGCATCACCTTCCAGGGTAAAGTTCGCGCCCTGGCGCCAGGTCAGTCCAATGCGTGTTTGTGGAAGCGGCAGCCAATGGATGCTCAGATCAGCAACGATGTCGCTGTCATTACCCTCGACCTTGGCACTGCTGTCCGACGCCTGATTGCCCGACCCACCATGTAGGCCCATGCAGTAGGCACCGGAACCGCCAGCGGCAATGCAGGTGTTGAAGGAGTCAACCTGATTCCGGAGTGTGGTTTCCGCGCGCTGATAACTCAGGCCGAACCCTAGCGACAGCTGGTCGTTGACGGCGTACGCCAGTGTGGGGTTGATGCTGATGACCGAAAGCTCGCTTTCGGTTGCATGGTATCGGCCAACCCAGTCGGAGTCATAGTCGCTGGCCAGGCCATAGGGGGCGTTAATGCCTAAACCAAACCACCAGCGCTCAGCCAATGGCTGCACGTAGTAGAAATTCGGCACAAATCCCGGCTTGTCTGTCTTGCCGTCCTTGCCCGGCAACGGGCCACCCGTCGCCGCAGTAGAGCCAGTGTTGGTGAATTTGGACTCGACCAGTATCAAGTGTCCCGCCGCCGAGATCTGGCGACCGTCGAGCCGGGCCATGCCCGCAGGGTTGAAGAAAACGGTGCTAGCATCGTCAGCGATAGAGGCTGTTCCCGCGAAGGCAGTGCCCAGTCGGGCGGGACTTTGCTCGAGAATCTGGAAAGAGGCTGCGTTTAAGGCCGTGGGTGCAAGCCCGACTGCACCAACAGCAATGAATGCGGCGGCAGATTTGAAGGATGTGTTCATCTGACTCTCCCTGTACGCGTATTCCTGATTGTCTGATTTCAGGCATACCCTCACAGACCGGTCACCCAGTTCATGCCCGAACAGGATCAGACTACTTCTATCCATGTTGATGGTCGGTGCGCTGGCGAACCTCCGGGCGGGAACCCGGCCACAATCACCCTGGCCTGTCTTGGCATCAGCTTCTCCTTGTTTTCGAAGCACAGAATCCTTTCTGTGCTGGCGAGAAAATAGATCTGTCCCGGTTTTACTACGGTTTTCCGTCGCCGCCTGGTGCATGGGTTAAATAACGTATGGGCTATGCCTTATCTCTGATTTACCTTGTTGGCAGATAAGGAGGAAGCGATGATCGAGATCGGAACCGTCTCGTCTGTGTGGCGCTACCCAGTCAAAGGCATGGCTGGCGAATCGTTGACGAAAGCAGATATCGGATCGATGGGTGTTTCCGGGGATCGGATTCTTGCCGTTCAGGATGTCGCGCGCCAGGAGATTCAGAGCTGCAAGTTTCGCCCGGAGTTGTTGCAGTGCCGTTGCAAGGCCATTGATAGCCAGGGAACGGTCGAAATTCTCTTTCCGGATGGCGATGTCAGACTCAGCTCTGATCGCGATGTAGATGACAAAATTTCGCAACTGGTGGGCCATCAGAGCAAGCTGCAATCATTACGCCCCAAAAGTGACCCGGAGTTCTATCAGCGTTTCAAGCGCGATGAACATTCCTGGCTGGCTGAATTGAAAGCAACCTTCGAAAGAGAACCCGGCGAGCCGCTGCCGGATCTGGATAATCTGCCCGAAGAGATGCAAACCTATGTGTCGTTACTCGGGAGTTTTTTTCTGGTGTCCCCGTTTCACATGATTACTACCGCCAGCCTCAACCATATGCGATCAGTCCACACCGGCTCCGACTGGAACATAGAACGGTTTCGGCCCAACCTGATGATTGACACCTTACCGGAGATATCCGGATTAGCCGAACAGGAGTGGCTTGGCCGCTCACTGGTAATAGGTGACGTTACGGTAAAGCTCAGTGAAGGCGCCCCACGTTGCGGAGCCGTGGTGAGAAAACAACAGGGCTTTACCGAGGATAGAACCATACTGCGCAGCATTGTTCGCGATGCCGATCAGAATCTTGGCGTTTACGGTGATGTCGTTACCGGCGGCACCATCCACGCGGGCGATGTAATCTATCTGGTATAAGACACCAGAAAATAAATCTGTCCCGGTTTTCCATCGCTGCGGCCAGCCCTGCGAGGGAGAAGGCAGCGGTGACATCCACGTTCTTTGTCGTGGCCTATATCGCTATCTCGGTGCCGGTAATCGGCCTGGGATTGATGGCGAGCATGACCAGCCTAATGACGACCGGCATCACCTTCGCCGCCGTGATGGGGTCACTGGCGGCACTGGCTTTGGTACTGCTGATTCGGCGGGAACGGGCAGGGGGAAAATAGATCTGTCCCGGTTCCCGCGATGATCGAACGGATTGAGGATCAGTGGTCCAAATAAAGGTAGTGCTGCCAGCTCAACATCCTGAGAAGGATCTTGCGCATGATCGCCACATGACTCACGTGATCGGAATACACCGCCACTTGGGCACTGACTCCAAGAGGTAGATCCTCGATCGCGCTGACATCCTCCATTTCCAGGACAACCAGCGTCTCATTGTTCATTCTCCGGAACGCTTCGCCACCGATTAACTGTTGCCCCGCAGCGAGCTGTGCTTCTGCGACGGCAGGAAGCACCTCAACCACCCGGGCTGGAAAAACCTCGCCGGGCAACGCGGTGAAGGTCAGCTCTGCCTCGTACCCTGGCTTCAGGCGCAACAGTGATTGCTGGCGAAAAGCAGCCACGAAACGGCGCTCCTCTTTATTTACAAAGTTGGCCACTGGCCTGAGCGGGAACGGCACCGCCATCATTCCCGGCCTAACCGCCAACTGAGTCACGAAGCCGTCCGTTGGTGCCCGCAGAATGGTGTTCTCGAGATCAAAACGAGCTTCCTCCAGCTGAGCCTCTATGGCCGCCACGGCCGGATCCTGGCCATCCACCGAGCCGCTCAGCTGCGCCTCCGCTCTTTCCAATGCCGCCCTGGCCGCATCGAGATCTGCATTGCTGGCCACCAACCTTTGACGCTGGGTGTCGATCTGTTGTTGGCTGAAAGCGGAGGCCGCCCCTTCGTACCGGCGCAGGGTTTGCAACGCCTGGTCCCTTATCGCTGTCACCTGAGCGACTCTGGCACGGGCCTCGGAGACACTGGCGACATTAGAGGCCACACCCTGGCCTGTATCTGCCAGTTGGGCTTCCAGCTGGCGGATACGGGCCATGACCCGAGTGTCGTCGAGAACGATCATGGGCTCCCCCTGCTGAAGGGGTGTGTTGGGCGATACCAGAACATCTACGACCCTGGCTTTAATCTCCGGCACGATGGGAGTCACCACGAAAACCTGCCTCGCCTTGTGGGTAAACGGGTGGTTGTAATTCATTAACAACACCAGCGTGCCGACAAGAACCAAACCACCAAGTACAGCAGTAGGGACAGTCCATTTATTGAGAGGAATTCGAAATACCTTGAAGATAAAAATACAGATAGCGGAATAGGTCAGAAGCAGAAGAAGGTCCATAAGTTACTCAGCTCCCTGCTTCTGCTCGAGGAATTCCAGACGCCTGGCTTGCTCGTCCAGCTTTTTATTCAGCTCGTTCAACAGGGTTTCATCCGCAGATTGCCGCTCCGCTGAATGCTGCATTCCCCAACCACGATCGGGCCGGTAAATCGTTGCCCAGATCCACAGGAACGGCCAAATAGCATGCAGGGTAAATAAGCTGACCCAGCCTGCTACATGAATAGCGTCCTGGTGGGGATGATCACGGTGTTTGGCAATTTCGTAGGGAATGTCGTGGATGGCAATGACGCCATAAAACAACACTAAAACCACGAAAATCAACAAGAACAGAGCGACGTAACTGAGCATTAGCGATTCCTTTTCACCAATAGCAAATCTCTGACATGAGCCGTGGTCAGTATCAGATCCACGTTCAGATTAGTACACTCTAATCACTGACGCATGCAAAATCCGCTTATAGAGCCGCCAAAATAACCCTGTCCCGACTTCCTTTACCCGAGCCGATTCAAAAAGTTATATCTGCCTACATCTCAGTCCCCCCAAGCATGCGAAAAGACTTCTCCCGGCAGTAGCTCGTGCATTCTTCCCACCACAATCGCGGCCTGCGCTGTGTTCGGTTAAAACATCTAAGCTACCATAGATACCAAAGACAACTTTTCGGCGGGCTCCATCTTGCAGCAACACACGCGTTTCTGGATAGCAAAGGAACAGTTGAATGAATGACAGGGAAGCCAGGGAGGCTGCGGACGAGCAAGAGTCTCGAGTCAAGGCCCAGGATCGTGAATCCCGCGAACAGACACCGACGCCGAGCGAAAAGTCGCTGACTCGGAAAGAGCGTGAGGCCGTAGCCGAACATACCAATCTATCGTCGCTGACTGTCTACTCTATCATCCTGCGCGAGGGCGAAAATGAGCTTAAGCGCCCGAAAAGCTCGCTCTGGTGGTCCGGTGTGGCAGCAGGTCTCGGGATTTCGACCTCGGTCCTCGTCGAGGGCATTATCCGAGCCAATCTGGGCTCAGATCACCCCTACCTAACGTTGATTGCAAGCCTGGGCTACTCGTTCGGGTTTGTCCTCGTGATCCTGTGCCGGCTTCAACTGTTCACCGAGAACACCATCACCGTCGTGCTGCCGGTTCTGGCCCAGCCGACGCGCAACCGGTTCTATTGCAGTGCCCGCCTTTGGGCAATCGTGCTTGGGGCCAATGTCTGTGGCACGTTTATTACCGCCGCCATCGCCGTCTACGGGGGCATCCTTCCCGCCGACACCCTCGCGGCGATCCTGGAGATGTCGCGCCACCTGGCAACACTGACTCCGGCCGAGGCACTTTTGCGCGGTATTCCATCCGGCTTTTTCATAGCGGCTATTGTGTGGATGCTGCCTTCGGCGAAGAGATCCGAAGTGCTGGTTATCGTCATGTTTACCTGGCTGATTGCGGCGGGTGACTTTACCCATGTGATTGCCGGGTCAAACGAGATTTTCACGCTAGTGCTCAGTGGGGAAATGAGCGTCTTCAACGCCCTGATCTATCATATTTCCCCGGTACTCATCGGCAACATTATCGGTGGTACAGGTCTGTTCGCGATGCTGGCCTACGCCCAGGTTCACGAAGAAATGTGATGCAGCGCCGAGCACTGGTATCCACACTGGCTGGTTAATCGGTGTCGCTAACCCGCGCCGTCGCCCAACGTATGTCCTCTAACGGTCTCGTTGTAGAGGCATTGGTGCGTGTGCCATTTCTCGTCCGTGCTAGCCTTGTTGCCTTCCCACCGGGGATCTTGAGGCCGTTCGTGACTGTTGATGTAGGCAGCCACATCCCAGGCTTGCTGGTCCGTGAGAACGGCTTCCTTCTCCACAGGACTGGCTTTCCCAAGAGGCATGTTGTATTTGATGAAGGCAGCCGCTGTGTTGATCCGGTGCATTCCAGCCCCCCAGTTGTAGGCTCCGGCACCCCAAAGTGGCGGGAAAATCTGGCGGCCATCGTCCGCGAATTTTCCACTGCCGTCACTGCCATGGCAAATGCTGCATTGATTCTGGTACACCTCCTCACCACGGCTCACGCTGCTTCCGTTTTGGGGTTCGGGAACAGCCGCATAACCGCGTCCAGGCAGATTCTTGCCAATAGGTGCCCCCTGGGCCGACCAGAAAAAGAACGTTTGCAGATCCTTGAGCACCTGGCTATCGGGCTCGGGTGGCCCCCCGGCCTCCGAACTGTTCGCATTCATCGAGTAGGTGAAGCAGCCGCGAATACGTTCATCCATGGTATTGACGTGATCGTTCTTGCCCCGGTATTTAGGATAAATACCCCACGCGCCCCACATGGGAGCGGAGTTAGCGGCGAGACCGCCGGCCAGATGGCAATTGCCGCAATTCTGCTTGTTGCCCACAAAGCGCTTGGCTTCCGGGTGCTGGCGCGTATTCACGAATGCCTCCCAACCGCTGCGCACGCTGTCACCGAACGGCCCCTCGGGAATATCGTCGAGGCTTGGGGGCTGATGGTACCCCTCCGCACCGGCTTCTGGAGCCGGTTCAAGTTCCACCTGCTCAGTGAGCGTCTCATCAACCTGGGCATTCACTGAAAGTACAAAGAGCGCCAGGACCGCTGGCAACAGCGGACTCCGGATGCCACGAAGGGGGTGTTTGCTGTCCTTTGCTGTCATGGCGGCCTCTCAGGTCGGATTATTGATCGTTATTGGAAGGTTTGGCGGGCAACGAGGCAAACCAGGCGGTCACCGCCTGGCTATCTTCGTCACTGAGGCGTTTTGCAACCGATGCCATCAAGCCATTGGGGTCGTTGTGGCGGCTGCCGGACTGCCAGGCCTTGATCTGGTTTTGGAGGTACATTGCCGGTTGCCCCGCAATCGATGGGAAAGCGACACCCACGCCTTGACCCTGGAGGCCGTGGCAGGAGGTACAAGCGGGAATACCCTGTTGCCAGTCTCCGCGCTGAGCGAGCGTCTCCCCCCGATGCAGGGTTTTCTGATCCACTTCCCCACCGGGTGCCATGGTCGGAGGTTTCAGGCTGGCGAAGTATTCCGCGACATCCCCACGCTGCTGTTCTGAAAGCGCAGAGGCGATGGGGGCCATAATCGGGTTACTCCGAGTGCCGTTAGCCATTGCTGTGAGTTGCTGGGCCATATAATCGGCATTCAACCCCGCCAAGCGCGGCCATCCGGCGGCTGCATTCCCACCGCCCTGCGCGCCGTGACAGGAAGAACAGGCTTGCACCCCTTCACCGCCCTGTTGCGCCAGTTTTTTCCCTGCTTCGTTGGCCGCACCTATGGTGGGCATCAACAGTATCAGAAGTGAGAAACCAAACAGTCCACACGTAAAGCCGTCGCGACCGTGCATCAAGATGCCTCCTGGCCAAAAATATAACCCTGTCTCCCAGCCTAAAGCCATCTAGCTGGACACATACTAAAATCATAGTCCCTTGCGCCACTTTCTGGTACCACTAATCCATCCAGCATAGTCCGGAACAGATCTATTTTTTCAGAGCTGGGTATCCGTTCAGCCTAGCGGCAATTGCAAAGCAAAATTCAAAGAGGGAACCTAGACAAAAGAGTTCGAGGTCCCCAGCGGCGAGACGATACCTTGCGGGAAAACAGGAGCCTTCAATGACGTTTGATTTCAACGACCGGCGCGTCATCGTCGCTGGCGGCAGCAAAGGTATTGGCCGGGCCATCGCGTTGGGATTTGCCCGAGCCGGTGCCCGCGTTTCCGTATGCGCACGCGGGCAGGCGTCCCTGGACGCGCTGGCGGAAGAGGTGGCAGGCGAGGGGCTGGCGGCGCTGCATTTGGCCCCCTGCGACATCAGCGACAAGACCGCGCTGGAGACCTATCTGCAGAGCGCCATGGACGAGTTGGGTGGCCTGGATGTGCTGGTCAATTGCGCCTCGGCGTTCGGGCGGGAGGACAACGAAGAAGGCTGGCTGAGCAGTGTTGAAGTGGATCTGATGGGCACGGTTCGCGCCGGCCATATCTGCCTGCCGGCGCTTAAGGAAACCGGGGGCACGATCATCAATATTGCCTCCATCGCCGCCTTGCACGCCTCGACACGCACCGCCCCCTACGCAGCCATCAAGGCCGCGGTCGCTCACTACACCGGCAGCCTGGCGGTGACCATGGCCCCGCATAAAGTGCGTGTTAATGGCATTGCACCTGGCTCGATCGAGTTTCCGGGCGGCGTGTGGGATCAGGCCCGGCAGAACAATCCAGAGCTCTACCAGCGTATTCGCGGAGGGATTCCCTTCGGGCGCCTGGGCACGCCGGAGGAAGTCGCCGACGTCGCGTTATTCCTGGCCTCCGATATGGCCCGCTGGATTACCGGCCAGACACTGGTGGTGGACGGCGGCCAGGTCCTGTCCTGAGCCACCAACTCATCGCCCAAGGAGTTTTATAACGCCCATGCCCGAATCGACCCCACTTCAAACCCTGCTGGACACACTTCCTCAATGCGGCCGCGTTGAGTGGATTGGAATCCGCCCTGCACGCGGTGAACGCATGCAGGTGCTCGAGAGGGTGACGGTTACCCCGGGCAAAGGACTGGACGGAGATCGATTCAAGGGCCGCGATACCAGCAAACGGCAGGTGACCCTGATCCAGAAAGAACACCTGCATGCCATTGCCTCTTGCCTGCAGCGAGAAGGCATTGAACCCGAGGTTTTCCGGCGCAACATCGTCGTCTCTGGCCTGAACCTGCTGGCCCTGAAAGGCAAAAGGTTCCGGATTGGTGGTGTGGTGCTGGAATACACGGGCCTGTGCCACCCCTGCAGCAAGATGGAGACGGCCCTGGGGCCCGGTGGGTACAACGCCATGCGTGGGCATGGCGGCATTACTACGCGGGTGGTTGAAGGGGGTGAGCTGGCTCGTGGTGACGAAGTGCAGGCGTTACTAATATCCCAGCCCTGAGTCATCAGGGAGCACGAAGTCGGCGATTGTTCACGTCAGATCCTCCGCAAAGCATCATCAAGGTCCAACGTGCGAAACGTTTGGCGCAGCGTGTCGCCGGCCAGTCGCGCCTCCCATTGCCTGCGCTGTTCCAGCACCGACTCGTCGGCAGGCAGGGAGTCGAGAACGGACAATGCATAATCGCGGAGCAGTTCACTCCGGCACTCGATGACAAGATCGGACGACGCCGCAGTACCGGACTCGGAGTAGGCAAAGCAGCGCTGGACATTGCGCCTGGCGCTTTCCCGTTCAACCGGTGAGATCGCAACCTCCCGCGCGTCGTTGTCGGGAACCAGTAAAACGTTCACGCCCCGCCCGGTAATGGCCTCGGCGGTCTGCTGCGATTCGTGTGGAACGTAGACGTTCTTGTGGGTTGGCCAGATGTCGAACATGCCATAGTCGGCACAGGGGGCCTCTCGCTGAAACGTAAAGAAATCCGGGTAGGCATAAAACTCTGGCCCGCGCTCGCGATAGCGGTCATAGAACGCGGTGACGCAGGCCATGATGAGGGTCATTGCACCAATGCCCTCAAACCGACGAGGGACAACGATGCCAAGGCGATCCGTATCCTGAAACGACGAAAACAGGTCCGCGTGCGGAATGGCCTCGCCATCCTGCGTGATTTTGAAATCGGTGCCTCGGAGGCTGCTGCTGTGCATGATTATGTCTAACGCTTTCAGAAAATAGGCCTGTCCCGATTTTGAGCGGTCACGACCTGCCAGTCAAAACCATAACAACAAGCCAGAGTTGAGCCATCAAAGAAGCGGCGAAATACATCTGTCCCGGGTTTCCATTACAGCTTACCAGGGGTGATCGCTTACCAGCAGCCTGACCCGACGCGATCCTCGTAGTATCCTGTGAGTGCGTATAAGTCTGGCACGAACAGTAGTTACATTAATGCTTGATAGCTCAGTCGAAAGGAGTGTGAGAAAAGGGTCGGCGTACGCCGACAAGCTATCCCGCCCCGCCTCAAAGGAAGGGGGTTCTCACGAACGGTCTTATGGAATACGAACACGCAATTGTAAAATTTGAAGGCGACGTCGCCATCCTGCTCTGCAACGGCTGCGGTATCACGATCGCAGAGGGCACCAAACACGAAGACCGCGAGCACTACTGCACCATGTGCATGAGCGGCAATTGCAAAGCCAAATTCAAAAAAGGCGATTAAGCAACGTAGTGTAACGTTCCTACAAACCTCTCCTTGAGGCATGGCTCCCTATGCCTACCTCAAACATGCTCTGACAGGACTACCGACGCAGATAACCCGCCGTCTGCAGAAGCCTGGCAGAGGATGCAAACTGCAATCAGGTGACATTGGCAATGAGTGAGACAACCGAGGATAAAACAGCATCAGCGCCGCCGCCCGCAAAGAAGGGCTTCAGTGGCTTCCACGTCTTTGGCATTGTCCTGCTCACCATCGTTGCCACCGTAGGCGTTGGTTACTGGTGGTTAAGCCACTATGTTTTTCCTGAAAACTTCGACCCCGTAACTCTGAATGCCAGTGAACAGGATTCACTCAACACCAAGCTGAATACTCTGGGCATTGATACCCAGGGCGGCGAATCCGGCCGCCCGTTGCAGCCGGTACCCTACAGCGAGGACGGCGCCAGCCGGGAGGTACGCTTCAGCGAGCGGGAACTCAACGGTATGCTGGCCAATAACACCGACCTGGCTCAGAGACTCGCAGTCGACCTTTCGGACAATCTGCTGAGTGCCCTCCTTCTGGTGCCTCTTGAAGAGGACTTCCCTGTACTCGGCGGCAGAACCCTGCGAGTAAATGCTGGTGTAGAACTCTCCTTTGCCAACGGTCGACCCCTGGTTAAGTTAAAAGGCGTCAGCCTCATGGGCGTACCCATTCCGAATGCCTGGCTGGGTAACCTCAAGAATGTGGACCTGGTTAACGAGTTCGGCGCCAACCCGGGATTCTGGCAATCCTTTGCAGCGGGTGTGGATTATATACAGGTTGAGGATGGCCGGTTGCTTGTCCGGCTTAAGGAATAGCGCGGGTCGTCCGCCCAGAAGACAGCAGCGACATCGAAGATGCACTGCTAAAACTTCACTAAGGCCGGCGCCGGCAATTGCTGGCCTGCCAGGAACAATGCGGAAACTGGAAAATAAATCTGTCCCGGTGTTCCCGCAGGGGCTTCGCGCTGAAAGGTAAAGACTATGTAACGACCTAACGAATGAGGTCAGCACTCACACGCATCATCATCCTGGCCCGGGGATGTTTTTCAGAAGCTCGGCATTTGTGGGGTACTTCTCAAGCAGCTCAACCAACTTTTTTGTGCCCTCTAGCGGTTTGAGACCGCCAAGCGCCCGGCGCAATGCTCTTATTTTGTCTAAATCTTTTGGGTCCAACAGCAGCTCTTCACGGCGTGTACTGCTTTTCGAAATATCCAGCGCGGGAAAGATTCGCTGATTCGCAACGTCTCTCGATAAAACCAGCTCCATGTTCCCCGTGCCCTTAAATTCCTCAAAGATAACCTGGTCCATACGGCTGCCGGTATCCACCAAAACGGTTGCCAAAATGGTCAGCGAGCCGCCATTCTCAATGTTTCGTGCAGCGCCAAACAACCTCCGCGGGATCTCCATCGCTCGAGCATCCACCCCGCCAGACATAGTACGACCGCTGCTCTTTCGCTCCGCATTATGCACACGCGCAAGCCTGGTGAGAGAATCAATCACAATCATGACGTTGTGACCCTCGCCCGCTTGTTGGCGGGCGATATCAAGAAGCTCATCGGCAACGCGAACGTGATGAGCA of Marinobacter sediminum contains these proteins:
- the rho gene encoding transcription termination factor Rho; the protein is MTRKTLGLTGRRKKDPKPVATEAEAMVEVEGEADPQKRFLNAVAINPTPGIRLESGSEKLTVRAMDLITPIGMGQRGLIVAPPGSGKSTILKHICQAVGKAYPEIKLYALLIDERPEEVTDFRRSVPAEVHASSSDESYAHHVRVADELLDIARQQAGEGHNVMIVIDSLTRLARVHNAERKSSGRTMSGGVDARAMEIPRRLFGAARNIENGGSLTILATVLVDTGSRMDQVIFEEFKGTGNMELVLSRDVANQRIFPALDISKSSTRREELLLDPKDLDKIRALRRALGGLKPLEGTKKLVELLEKYPTNAELLKNIPGPG